GTCTTTTCTATTGCTGCACAGTAAAATTAAACCCAGATTGAACtggcttgttttctgtttctctgtttttttttttttcctcccccataAGGTTAGTGGTTTTCCTTCGAGCAGCTAAACCTCATTTCTCGGTTTCTCCATTTTTTAAGGACATCGAGTTGTGCTGGAAGTTGCTAATCAGGCAACACCCACAATTCCGACAGTCTTTGTAAATTGTTCCTGGTGCTGTGGGTGTCTGGGAAGGAGCAGTGGCAGCACCAGCATCCCCACCCTCTCTCCTGAGGCTGCTTATTAACTGACTTATAACCAGGTGCGAGTGGCAGAGCGGTGTCCAGAGCACAACATCCAGGTGGTTTCCAGGGGAatgacagagaggaaaagggatcaccactgcctcctgcagcatCACAGACTGAGGAGCATGTGCCTGCTTGTTGGCTCCTGACAACAGTAAATTCCTTTTGGCATGCCCTGAAATGCTGAGATAGTTCGGCAGCACAGCTGCACCAGAAGTCGTCTGTCCAGCTTGACTGGGCTCACTGGAATGGGCTTCCTTCAGCTTCAAGAAATGCTGCCCGTCAGAGAGTCACCATATGAGAAGTGCTCGGGCAATCTCCTGTTAGCAGAGCTAGTCTGAACTGTGCACTGCCTCTGATTTTGTGAAGTGCTGGGATGTCTGAAAGTTAAAAAGAATAGGCTGTAGGTTTGGGGGTGTTTTGAAATCAGCAGCAAATACTGGTATGTGGAGAATCTGCCTGTATAGGgttgctatttaaaataaatgtgggTACCtcacagtttttcagaaaataaaaaaaaacaaaaaatatttcattttcctgcacATTCAGATGCGTAAGTAGGTAAATTAGGAAATGATCATGTTCACTTTTCCCTCATGTAAGCTCTAATTTGATTTTAGAGATTTTGAATGGCACCTTTATGAGAGGTGAAAAAACCCtctctgagagagaaaaaaactcagaaaaggGCAGgaatagcttaaaaaaatatcaaaatattaatACCACAGGTTTTTGTGAATTCAGATATTTCTCTTGAGAAAACCATCTTGCGTGTGTCACTTGGCTAAACTGAAtgtttttatcatgttttcTAACCTGCTGTTCTCATCAGTAATACAGTAGATCTTAAGAAGACTTCGCGAAACGAGTTAGCAAAAGTTGGAGAGACGCAGCCAGCATCCGCACTCCTGTCTCCCTGGAAGAGAACATGCCTTCCCCATATCAAATGGAGATTCTTTAACATCTTTCAGCAGAGTCTCTTCTTCACAAGAAGCAACTTGCTAGTGTGGAGCTGCTCGCTTGCGGCTCACTTCCTTCGAGCGTGCTCAGCAAGGATTCTCTGTGCTCTGGGAAGGTAAGAAATGCATAGGGAAGGCTCAGTTCCCCAGACAGCGAGAGCATTGCTCAGCTCCTGTGAGGGCTTGCAGGGGACTGGGAAGCATTGCTGGATTGGGATCAGAGTGAGTGAACACTTGGTCAGATTTGTGAGCTACCAGAAATCCAAGTGACAGAGCAGCAAGGTTAGGAATGGTGAAGTAACAGGATTCATTCAGAAGTTATAAAAGcttgacctcttcagggaaaCTGGGTGTCTTGAGGAGATAATCTGCTTTTAATCATCACTTTCATTGTGTGCCTGAAAACTGCATGAGCAGTTGTTAGATTGCTTGCTTAGAAATGTCTTTTAGCACCCTGAAACCTGTGATTTATGCATTAATGGCTGCTTATCCGTCTTGTTAAAATATCCCATGGATGCACCGTTGTTGCTGGGTTCATTGGCAGATAGAAGCCTGTTTTACTTCTGATGGGATTTACCCTTCAGCCATGTAAAAATGAATCATACAGATCTAAGGGAGTCTCCCACATCTCTCTGTGTGGACACAGCTTCAGGGGATGATGTCTTATATGTGAAGAGAGCTGGGATGAATCTCTCTCACTAAGGTCTAAGAATCAGGTcatgccttgccttgccttgccttgccttgccttgccttgccttgccttgccttgccttgccttgctacttttctcccttttcacccttttcctccttttcaccCCGCTTCTTCATGTTCTTACATTAAATGAAGCTCTTTCAAGATCTGGCCAAGGAATGTAAGCAAGACTGTTCTTAAGGGGGTTACTCTTTatccattttcttcatttgtttctcATCTATCACCGTATAGTCTATATAATTAAATCTCACCTGAACAAGAAAGATAAGGCTGGTTTTTTTATCTGTATGACCAAAAAGCAGTCATTCTGTCTCAAGGATTCTCTTCTGTCCTCTCCTTACAAACCTTCCTGCAGCAAGCAACCCGTGTTAGATTTCCAAACATGCATGCAGATGTTGGCCAAGCTCACCTAATCAAGCAATTACATATATGCTGACGTTTATAGGGTTTCTCTAAGGTTGAGTTGTATGTAACTGTGGacaggccaccagcatcctctAAGAGCCTGTTGTTTGGATTGCTCTGTGCAGGAAAAATGCCCCAAAGAAAAAGCTTAGAGAATCACACCACTGGGCCTGGATTCATTCTTCTGGGATTTTCTGACCACCCCAGCCTGCAGGGCTTGTGCTTCACGGTATTCCTGGTCATCTACCTCATGGTCCTCATCAGGAACAGCCTGATTGCACTCATCACAGTGGTGGAATCAAGCCTCCACAGCCCCATGTATTTCTTCCTGAGGAACTTGTCCTTCCTGGAGATCTGCTACACATCAGTCACTCTGCCAAAAATGCTGGTGGCTTTCCTGATGAAAGATGGCAGGATCTCCTTCCTTGGCTGTGCTGCCCAGCTGtatttcctggttttgctgggcaGCATCGAATGCCTTCTCCTGGCTGCCATGGCCTATGACCGCTACGTAGCCATCTGTGACCCCCTGCACTATACCCTCATCATGAACGGGGAGCTCTGTGTCAGACTGTTAGTGGGGTCGTGGCTGGTTGTTGTACCAGTGCAAGTAGGACAGACGTATCAGGTGTTCACTTTGCCCTTCTGTGCATCCCATGACCTTCGCCACTTCTTCTGTGACGTGCCCCCTCTGCTGGAACTGGCCTGTGCAGACACTTTCTGGAACCACGTGATGCTGTACACCATCATCCTGGTTTTTGTAATCCTGCCCTTCTCCTTGATAGTCATTTCTTACACTAAAATTATCAGGGCAATTCTGAAAATGCCTTCTGTTCTGGGCAGACACAAAGCCTTTTCTACCTGCTCCTCACACCTTGGTGTGGTCATTCTCTTCTACGGCTCTGCCACGGTTGCCTACTTAAAGCGACGGTCAAGGGACTCTGCAGACACTGACAAATACCTTGCCCTGTTTTACACAGTTGTGACCCCTGTGTTTAACCCTCTCATCTATAGCCTGAGAAATAAGGAAGTGAGAATTGCCCTGCAGAGATTCCTATGGAGAAAGTGATATGACAGAGAAGTTAAAATAGTCCCAAAGAGTAATAAAAGTCCTGGTGAGGTACGTGGTTGCCTGATCATAGGCATCCCATCTTTGGTCAAACAAAATCATGTGTTCTGCCTGCCTTTGATCCTCCTCAAGAAGGGAAGTGGTCTCCTGAGGCATTCCTGTTATGTCATGCCCCACCTAGGTATCTTTGTACTCTAGAGCACCTTCATTGCCCCTAAAGGGTTTAATGCAAATATCTACTTCAGGCTGTGTCTGAAGAAGGTCACCGTTAAAGGGAAACAGTCAAAGCATAGACAGTAGTCAAATGGGGTCTAGAGGGTAACACATACGAAGAAGAGATGACTACCCTCAGCTTTGAGAAATCACTAGCTGGATCCCACAGATTATCTACAGTGTCTCTTAAGTGGCAGACCACCCAACTCGCCAAAGCTGTGAGTAACCTGGCCTGAATTCAGTGGGCACCGTGCTTTGAGCAGGAAGGTGGACTGGAGACTTCCCAAGGTCTGTTCCTATCTGAGTGGTGTCGTGAATCTAGGACAAAATCTTTTCCAAACAGACCTGTGGGTCAGTGGCTGAAAAGAGATCCAGACTGATTTTCCAGCCTTGTTTCAGTGTCGTGCTCAGAAAGAGGTGGATCAGGTTCTCCCTGTGTCTCTCTGATTATGGCAAAGTGAGCCTGGACCTTAATCTGAGATACCTGATGGCTGGTGTgatagaatcgtagaatcatagaattgttttggttggaaaggacccttaatGTGACActaaatatagaatcatagaaccatagaatggtttgggttggaagggaccttaaagatcaaccagttccaaccctcctgccacaggcagggacaccttccaccagaccaggttgctcgaAGCCTCAaccaatctggccttaaacactgccagggaggaggcagccacagcttctctgggcgaCCTGTTCCATcatctcactaccctcacagtaaagaatttcttcctaatatctaatctcaatctacccactttcagtttaaaacagttccCCTTCATCCTGttactacttgcccttgtaaaaagtccctctcccgctttcctgtaggtccccttcaggtactggaaggcttctagaaggtctccccggagccttctcttctccaggctgaaaagacccaactctctcagcctctcttcatagcagaggtgctccagccctctgagcatctccgtggcctcctctggactcgctccaacagctccatgtccttctgatgttgggggccccagagctgaacgcagtactccaggtggggtctcacgagagcggagtaaagaggcagaatcccctccctcgacctgctggccacgctgcttttgatgcagcccaggatacagttggccttctgggctgcaagcgcacattgctggctcacgttgagcttctcatcaaccatcacccccaagtccttctcctcagggctgctctcaatccattctctgcccagcctatATTTGTTCTTGAGATTGCCCggacccacatgcaggaccttgcacttggccttgttgaacttcatgtggttcgcgCAGGCccatctctccagcctgtccaggtccctctggatggcatcccttccctccagtgtgtcgaccacaccacacagcttggtgtcatcggcaaacttgctgagggcgcacacaatcccactgtccatgtcaccatATGAAGacgttaaacaggaccggtcccaatactgacacctgaggaacgccactcatcactggtcttcACTTGGCCATTGAGCCGTTGaatgcaactctttgagtgcgaccatccagccaattctttatccactgagtaGTCCATcagtcaagtccatgtctct
This Nyctibius grandis isolate bNycGra1 chromosome 34, bNycGra1.pri, whole genome shotgun sequence DNA region includes the following protein-coding sequences:
- the LOC137675536 gene encoding olfactory receptor 10AG1-like, with amino-acid sequence MNHTDLRDLENHTTGPGFILLGFSDHPSLQGLCFTVFLVIYLMVLIRNSLIALITVVESSLHSPMYFFLRNLSFLEICYTSVTLPKMLVAFLMKDGRISFLGCAAQLYFLVLLGSIECLLLAAMAYDRYVAICDPLHYTLIMNGELCVRLLVGSWLVVVPVQVGQTYQVFTLPFCASHDLRHFFCDVPPLLELACADTFWNHVMLYTIILVFVILPFSLIVISYTKIIRAILKMPSVLGRHKAFSTCSSHLGVVILFYGSATVAYLKRRSRDSADTDKYLALFYTVVTPVFNPLIYSLRNKEVRIALQRFLWRK